A genomic segment from Trichocoleus sp. encodes:
- a CDS encoding NblA/ycf18 family protein → MNPAIELTMEQDFNLRNFADLVRQMSHEQAQKFLVEQHKLMMIRETMYQDLLKSEWKLDLNSASL, encoded by the coding sequence ATGAATCCAGCGATCGAACTCACAATGGAACAGGATTTCAACCTTAGAAACTTCGCAGATTTAGTTCGTCAAATGTCTCACGAACAAGCGCAAAAATTTCTGGTTGAACAGCACAAACTGATGATGATTCGGGAAACGATGTACCAAGACCTTCTGAAAAGTGAGTGGAAATTAGATTTAAATTCTGCCTCTCTCTAA